Proteins from a genomic interval of Musa acuminata AAA Group cultivar baxijiao chromosome BXJ1-9, Cavendish_Baxijiao_AAA, whole genome shotgun sequence:
- the LOC103997863 gene encoding protein CYPRO4-like → MGGSHSREALELSDSDEEEGGEQQQQQDQGGTGHRSGETLTPTYSLDEVDRQLQSLKLQYTKPYSSPSPSSQNPSPTNSVKLYLHVGGSSPAARWVLSDKLASYAFFRPSLSGDSDGEDENPSSSPWFLRIGARVRVRVGPELQLKSLPDQRRVDFVADGVWAIKFPTLEGYREFQNQYQSCLFENTYGFAANEANKVKVFGKDFMAWVRPEAEEESIWGDAEEYFESSPGPLAMPTRVNQDLLEEFEEKANGGGIQSLALGALDNSFLVSDSGIQVLRNFSHGVHGKGISVNISRSGGRAGGCSTPKKALLMKAETNMLLMSPAQGNSRATGLHQLDIETGKVVTEWKFEKDGTNITMQDIANDSKGAQLDPSESTFLGLDDNTLCRWDLRDQRGMVQNIAIQMESPVLQWKQGHQFSKGTNFQCFATTGDGSIVVGSLNGKIRLYSDGSMRVAKTAFPGLGSPITHVDVTFDGKWVLGTTDTYLILISTVFKDKDGREMTGFSGRRGHRIAAPRLLKLTPLDSQLAGTDNKFRGGQFSWVTDNGKRERHLVATFGNFSVIWNFQQVKDSNHECYKNQEGLKSCYCYKIVPKDESIVDSRFMHEKFAVSDSPEAPLVVATPMKVSSFSISSGRH, encoded by the exons atGGGAGGATCTCACAGCCGCGAGGCCTTGGAGCTCTCCGATTCCGACGAAGAAGAAGGGggagaacaacaacaacaacaagaccaAGGAGGAACCGGTCACCGATCGGGGGAAACCCTAACCCCGACCTACTCCCTCGACGAAGTGGATCGGCAGCTTCAATCCCTCAAACTCCAGTATACTAAGCCCTACTCCTCGCCGTCTCCCTCCTCCCAGAACCCTAGCCCTACGAACTCTGTCAAGCTCTACCTCCACGTCGGCGGCAGTTCCCCCGCCGCCCGCTGGGTCCTCTCCGACAAGCTCGCCTCCTACGCTTTCTTTCGGCCCTCGCTCTCTGGCGACTCCGACGGCGAGGATGAGAACCCGTCCTCCTCcccttggttcctgcggatcggcGCCAGGGTCCGCGTCAGGGTCGGTCCGGAGCTGCAGCTCAAGTCGTTGCCCGACCAGCGCCGCGTTGATTTCGTCGCCGATGGGGTGTGGGCCATCAAATTCCCCACGCTGGAAGGGTATCGGGAGTTCCAGAATCAGTACCAAAGCTGCCTCTTTGAGAACACCTACGGCTTTGCAGCGAACGAGGCGAACAAGGTGAAGGTGTTCGGAAAGGATTTCATGGCGTGGGTGCGACCAGAGGCAGAAGAAGAGAGCATTTGGGGAGATGCTGAAGAATACTTTGAAAGCAGTCCTGGGCCGTTGGCTATGCCGACCAGGGTCAACCAGGACTTGCTGGAGGAGTTCGAGGAGAAGGCCAATGGAGGTGGGATACAGAGCCTCGCACTTGGTGCACTTGACAACAGTTTCTTGGTGAGTGACTCTGGGATCCAGGTTCTCAGGAACTTTAGCCATGGGGTTCATGGAAAGGGGATTTCAGTGAATATTTCGAGAAGTGGTGGCCGAGCTGGCGGGTGTTCTACAcctaagaaggcacttttgatgaAAGCAGAGACCAATATGTTGTTGATGAGCCCAGCACAAGGGAATTCCCGTGCAACTGGGCTTCATCAGTTGGACATTGAAACGGGGAAGGTTGTCACAGAGTGGAAGTTTGAGAAGGATGGAACTAATATTACCATGCAAGACATAGCAAATGATAGCAAGGGTGCTCAGTTGGATCCATCAGAGTCCACCTTTTTGGGGTTGGATGATAATACTCTTTGCCGCTGGGACTTGCGGGACCAAAGAGGGATGGTCCAGAACATTGCAATTCAAATGGAATCCCCGGTGTTGCAGTGGAAGCAAGGTCACCAGTTCTCTAAAGGGACAAATTTTCAGTGCTTTGCTACCACAGGTGATGGTTCTATTGTTGTGGGATCTCTGAATGGGAAGATACGGTTATACTCAGACGGTTCTATGAGGGTGGCAAAGACTGCATTCCCTGGACTTGGATCACCGATCACTCACgtggatgttacttttgatggaaAGTGGGTATTGGGCACAACAGACACATACCTAATACTTATAAGCACAGTCTTTAAGGACAAAGATGGAAGGGAGATGACTGGATTTAGTGGGAGAAGAGGTCACAGGATTGCTGCTCCAAGATTATTGAAGCTTACTCCACTGGACTCGCAGCTGGCTGGCACCGACAATAAGTTCCGTGGGGGACAGTTTTCATGG GTGACTGACAATGGTAAGCGGGAGAGGCATCTGGTTGCGACTTTCGGCAATTTTAGTGTCATCTGGAACTTCCAGCAAGTAAAGGACAGCAACCACGAGTGCTACAAGAATCAGGAAGGGCTGAAGAGCTGCTACTGCTACAAGATCGTCCCCAAAGATGAATCCATCGTGGACAGCCGCTTCATGCACGAGAAGTTTGCGGTGAGCGACTCGCCGGAGGCACCTCTGGTCGTGGCAACCCCAATGAAGGTGAGCTCTTTCAGTATATCAAGCGGCCGGCACTGA
- the LOC103997862 gene encoding protein transport protein Sec61 subunit gamma, protein MYSSYFACRVLDLDLDLRVLLSAIDMDALDSAVDPLREFAKDSVRLVKRCHKPDRKEFSKVAVRTAIGFVVMGFVGFFVKLIFIPINNIIVGSG, encoded by the exons ATGTATTCTTCCTACTTTGCTTGCCGAGTgctcgatctcgatctcgatcttAGGGTTTTGCTATCTGCGATCGACATGGATGCCTTGGACTCCGCGGTGGATCCCTTGAGGGAGTTCGCCAAGGACAGCGTCCGCCTCGTCAAGCGCTGCCACAAGCCCGATCGCAAGG AGTTCTCGAAGGTGGCGGTCCGCACGGCGATCGGGTTCGTGGTGATGGGATTCGTCGGGTTCTTCGTCAAGCTGATCTTTATCCCGATCAACAACATCATTGTCGGCTCCGGTTAG